One region of Vitis vinifera cultivar Pinot Noir 40024 chromosome 1, ASM3070453v1 genomic DNA includes:
- the LOC100264518 gene encoding DExH-box ATP-dependent RNA helicase DExH5, mitochondrial isoform X2, with amino-acid sequence MYALQFSFTPRPKTLKPSAPPPLHILMKDRPPPSCVSRYIPPHHRLRSAVTSSASPNLNAASLDSTSRDHQGTLLNPRNTSLPHSQPQKLQQKDNSLYDFLYEEVSEEGSDREIESSSHGGASAPDTIDEWKWKFTMLLRNKDKQELVSREKKDRRDFEQIAILASRMGLYSHLYVKVVVFSKVPLPNYRFDLDDRRPQREVILPLGLDRRVEAHLEEYLSQKFTTNENFQDIAFSRSSSTSSIATDEGLFEQPEPLAVSRSVIEKIVWRRSLQLRNQQQAWQESTEGRKMLEFRGSLPASKEKDALLTAISGNQVVIVSGETGCGKTTQIPQFILESEIESVRGAVCSIICTQPRRISAMSVSERVAAERGEKLGESVGYKVRLEGMKGKDTCLLFCTTGILLRRLLVDRNLKGVTHVIVDEIHERGMNEDFLLIVLKDLLPRRPELRLILMSATLDAELFSSYFDGAPVVHIPGFTYPIRTYFLENILEMTGYRLTPYNQVDDYGQEKMWKMNKQAPRKRKSQLAPVVEDALRATDFKDYSPQTQESLSCWNPDCIGFNLIENLLCHICENECPGAVLVFMTGWDDISSLKDKLQAHPILGDSDQVLLLTCHGSMASAEQRLIFDEPRDGVRKIVLATNIAETSITINDVVFVVDCGKAKETSYDALNNTPCLLPSWISKVSAQQRRGRAGRVQPGKCYHLYPRCVYDAFADYQLPEILRTPLQSLCLQIKSLKLGSISEFLSRALQSPELLALAEAAKAQFSHDYSDHLALVRAYEGWKDAEKDQIGYEYCWKNFLSAQSMKAIDSLRKEFFSLLKDTDLVDGNMATYNAWSYDEHLIRAVICCGLYPGICSVVQNEKSFSLKTMEDGQVLLHSNSVNARECKIPYPWLVFNEKIKVNSVFLRDSTAVSDSVLLLFGGDILRGDGDGHLKMLGGYLEFFMKPAIAEMYQSLRRELDELIQNKLLNPRMGIHMYHELLSAVRLLISEDQCDGRFVFSHQVGRQVVKPSKTSVTVMPKALVSRTESGPGGDNSKSQLQTLLTRAGYAAPTYKTKQLKNNQFRSTVEFNGMQIMGQPCNNKKFAEKDAAAEALQLLMGGTQSGHEYIDHMSMLLKKSKKDHK; translated from the exons ATGTACGCTCTCCAATTTTCCTTCACTCCCCgccccaaaaccctaaaaccctccGCACCTCCACCACTTCACATCCTCATGAAGGACCGCCCGCCTCCCTCATGCGTTTCCCGCTATATCCCTCCTCATCATCGTCTGCGCTCCGCCGTCACCTCCTCTGCCTCCCCCAATCTCAACGCCGCTTCTCTTGACTCCACGTCTCGGGATCATCAAGGCACGCTTCTGAACCCTAGGAACACTTCTCTTCCTCACTCCCAACCTCAGAAGCTCCAACAGAAGGATAATTCACTCTATGATTTCCTGTACGAGGAGGTGTCTGAGGAAGGCTCTGATCGCGAAATTGAGTCGTCGTCGCATGGG GGTGCTTCAGCCCCTGATACCATTGATGAGTGGAAGTGGAAGTTTACTATGCTTTTACGCAACAAAGACAAACAAGAGTTGGTGTCAAGGGAGAAAAAGGACAGGCGTGATTTCGAGCAAATAGCTATTTTGGCAAGCAGAATGGGTTTGTATAG CCATCTATATGTAAAAGTTGTTGTCTTTAGTAAGGTTCCACTGCCAAACTACAGATTTGATCTAGATGACAGGCGCCCACAGAGGGAG GTAATTCTACCTCTTGGTTTGGATAGAAGAGTGGAAGCCCATCTTGAGGAGTACCTTTCTCAAAAGTTTACGACAAATGAAAACTTTCAAGATATTGCCTTCTCTAGATCAAGTAGTACTAGTAGCATTGCTACTGATGAAGGGCTTTTTGAGCAACCAGAGCCACTTGCAGTTAGTAGATCTGTCATTGAGAAAATTGTTTGGCGGAGGAGTTTGCAACTGCGGAATCAGCAACAAGCATGGCAG GAATCTACAGAAGGTAGAAAAATGCTGGAATTTCGTGGAAGTCTCCCTGCTTCCAAAGAGAAGGATGCATTACTAACAGCCATTTCAGGAAATCAG GTGGTTATTGTCTCAGGTGAAACTGGTTGTGGCAAGACCACTCAAATTCCCCAATTCATCTTAGAATCTGAGATTGAATCTGTTCGTGGAGCTGTATGTAGTATTATATGTACCCAGCCTAGAAGAATATCTGCCATGTCTGTTTCTGAAAGAGTTGCTGCAGAAAGAGGGGAGAAATTGGGTGAATCC GTTGGGTATAAGGTCCGGCTAGAGGGCATGAAAGGAAAGGATACTTGCCTTCTATTTTGCACCACAGGCATCTTGTTGAGAAGATTACTGGTTGATAGGAATTTGAAGGGCGTAACTCATGTTATTGTTGATGAAATTCATGAGCGTGGAATGAATGAAG ATTTTCTGCTTATTGTCCTGAAGGATCTCCTTCCTCGCCGGCCAGAACTGAGGTTGATTTTGATGAGTGCAACCTTAGATGCAGAACTTTTCTCATCCTACTTTGATGGGGCTCCAGTTGTCCATATCCCG GGTTTTACATACCCAATTAGAACGTATTTCCTGGAAAATATTCTGGAAATGACAGGATACAGATTGACTCCGTACAATCAAGTTGATGATTATGGTCAGGAAAAGATGTGGAAAATGAACAAACAAGCTCCAAGAAAGAGGAAGAGCCAACTTGCTCCTGTAGTCGAG GATGCACTCAGAGCTACTGATTTCAAGGATTATAGCCCACAAACTCAGGAATCTTTGTCCTGTTGGAATCCTGACTGCATTGGTTTTAACCTCATAGAAAACCTTTTATGCCATATATGTGAGAATGAATGTCCTGGTGCTGTTTTAGTCTTTATGACTGGGTGGGATGACATAAGTTCTCTGAAAGATAAGCTCCAAGCTCATCCCATATTGGGAGATTCAGACCAAGTTTTGTTGCTCACATGCCATGGTTCTATGGCTAGTGCAGAGCAg CGGTTAATATTTGATGAGCCTCGAGATGGGGTAAGGAAAATAGTGCTAGCCACGAATATTGCTGAGACAAGTATCACAATTAATGATGTGGTTTTTGTTGTTGACTGTGGAAAAGCAAAAGAGACATCATATGATGCACTGAATAACACTCCGTGTTTGCTTCCTTCCTGGATCTCTAAGGTTTCTGCTCAACAG AGAAGAGGAAGAGCTGGCCGTGTTCAACCAGGAAAATGTTACCATCTCTATCCTCGATGTGTATATGATGCTTTTGCAGATTATCAATTGCCTGAAATTTTGAGGACACCTTTACAGtccctttgcctgcaaatcaaaAGTTTAAAACTTGGAAGTATTTCTGAGTTCCTATCTAGGGCTTTGCAGTCTCCAGAGTTGCTAGCG CTTGCAGAGGCTGCAAAAGCTCAATTTTCTCATGACTACAGTGACCATCTTGCACTTGTTCGGGCTTATGAGGGCTGGAAAGATGCTGAAAAGGACCAAATTGGATATGAATACTGCtggaaaaattttctttctgCACAATCAATGAAAGCTATTGATTCACTTCGGAAGGAGTTCTTCTCTTTGCTAAAGGATACTGACCTGGTTGATGGCAACATGGCCACCTACAATGCATGGAGCTATGATGAGCATCTCATTCGAGCAGTTATTTGCTGTGGCCTGTATCCTGGAATTTGCTCTGTTGTG CAAAATGAAAAGTCATTCTCATTGAAAACAATGGAGGATGGTCAAGTGCTCTTGCATTCG aATTCAGTCAATGCTCGAGAATGTAAAATTCCATATCCATGGCTAGTTTTCAATGAGAAGATAAAAGTAAATTCTGTTTTTCTCCGGGATTCAACAGCTGTGTCTGATTCAGTGCTTCTTCTATTTGGGGGCGACATCTTGAGAGGGGATGGT GATGGGCACTTGAAAATGTTGGGAGGGTACTTGGAATTCTTCATGAAACCTGCTATAGCAGAAATGTATCAAAGCTTAAGGAGAGAACTTGATGAGCTAATTCAGAATAAA CTACTGAATCCCAGAATGGGCATACACATGTATCATGAGCTCCTTTCTGCAGTGCGACTGTTGATCTCGGAGGACCAATGTGATGGCCGATTTGTGTTTAGCCACCAGGTTGGCCGCCAGGTCGTAAAGCCCTCAAAAACATCTGTTACAGTGATGCCAAAAGCCTTGGTTTCAAGGACTGAAAGTGGTCCTGGGGGTGATAATTCCAAGAGTCAGCTCCAGACGCTGCTCACCAGAGCAGGATATGCTGCACCTACTTACAAGACAAAGCAATTGAAAAACAATCAGTTCCGATCCACTGTAGAGTTCAACGGAATGCAGATCATGGGGCAGCCTTGTAACAACAAGAAGTTTGCAGAAAAGGATGCGGCAGCGGAGGCTCTGCAGTTGCTAATGGGTGGGACCCAGTCAGGCCACGAATATATTGACCACATGTCAATGTTGCTGAAGAAGAGCAAGAAGGATCATAAGTAA
- the LOC100264518 gene encoding DExH-box ATP-dependent RNA helicase DExH5, mitochondrial isoform X1: MYALQFSFTPRPKTLKPSAPPPLHILMKDRPPPSCVSRYIPPHHRLRSAVTSSASPNLNAASLDSTSRDHQGTLLNPRNTSLPHSQPQKLQQKDNSLYDFLYEEVSEEGSDREIESSSHGGASAPDTIDEWKWKFTMLLRNKDKQELVSREKKDRRDFEQIAILASRMGLYSHLYVKVVVFSKVPLPNYRFDLDDRRPQREVILPLGLDRRVEAHLEEYLSQKFTTNENFQDIAFSRSSSTSSIATDEGLFEQPEPLAVSRSVIEKIVWRRSLQLRNQQQAWQESTEGRKMLEFRGSLPASKEKDALLTAISGNQVVIVSGETGCGKTTQIPQFILESEIESVRGAVCSIICTQPRRISAMSVSERVAAERGEKLGESVGYKVRLEGMKGKDTCLLFCTTGILLRRLLVDRNLKGVTHVIVDEIHERGMNEDFLLIVLKDLLPRRPELRLILMSATLDAELFSSYFDGAPVVHIPGFTYPIRTYFLENILEMTGYRLTPYNQVDDYGQEKMWKMNKQAPRKRKSQLAPVVEDALRATDFKDYSPQTQESLSCWNPDCIGFNLIENLLCHICENECPGAVLVFMTGWDDISSLKDKLQAHPILGDSDQVLLLTCHGSMASAEQRLIFDEPRDGVRKIVLATNIAETSITINDVVFVVDCGKAKETSYDALNNTPCLLPSWISKVSAQQRRGRAGRVQPGKCYHLYPRCVYDAFADYQLPEILRTPLQSLCLQIKSLKLGSISEFLSRALQSPELLAVQNAIEYLKIIGALDENENLTVLGRHLTMLPMEPKLGKMLILGAVFNCLDPILTIVAGLSVRDPFLTPLDKKDLAEAAKAQFSHDYSDHLALVRAYEGWKDAEKDQIGYEYCWKNFLSAQSMKAIDSLRKEFFSLLKDTDLVDGNMATYNAWSYDEHLIRAVICCGLYPGICSVVQNEKSFSLKTMEDGQVLLHSNSVNARECKIPYPWLVFNEKIKVNSVFLRDSTAVSDSVLLLFGGDILRGDGDGHLKMLGGYLEFFMKPAIAEMYQSLRRELDELIQNKLLNPRMGIHMYHELLSAVRLLISEDQCDGRFVFSHQVGRQVVKPSKTSVTVMPKALVSRTESGPGGDNSKSQLQTLLTRAGYAAPTYKTKQLKNNQFRSTVEFNGMQIMGQPCNNKKFAEKDAAAEALQLLMGGTQSGHEYIDHMSMLLKKSKKDHK; this comes from the exons ATGTACGCTCTCCAATTTTCCTTCACTCCCCgccccaaaaccctaaaaccctccGCACCTCCACCACTTCACATCCTCATGAAGGACCGCCCGCCTCCCTCATGCGTTTCCCGCTATATCCCTCCTCATCATCGTCTGCGCTCCGCCGTCACCTCCTCTGCCTCCCCCAATCTCAACGCCGCTTCTCTTGACTCCACGTCTCGGGATCATCAAGGCACGCTTCTGAACCCTAGGAACACTTCTCTTCCTCACTCCCAACCTCAGAAGCTCCAACAGAAGGATAATTCACTCTATGATTTCCTGTACGAGGAGGTGTCTGAGGAAGGCTCTGATCGCGAAATTGAGTCGTCGTCGCATGGG GGTGCTTCAGCCCCTGATACCATTGATGAGTGGAAGTGGAAGTTTACTATGCTTTTACGCAACAAAGACAAACAAGAGTTGGTGTCAAGGGAGAAAAAGGACAGGCGTGATTTCGAGCAAATAGCTATTTTGGCAAGCAGAATGGGTTTGTATAG CCATCTATATGTAAAAGTTGTTGTCTTTAGTAAGGTTCCACTGCCAAACTACAGATTTGATCTAGATGACAGGCGCCCACAGAGGGAG GTAATTCTACCTCTTGGTTTGGATAGAAGAGTGGAAGCCCATCTTGAGGAGTACCTTTCTCAAAAGTTTACGACAAATGAAAACTTTCAAGATATTGCCTTCTCTAGATCAAGTAGTACTAGTAGCATTGCTACTGATGAAGGGCTTTTTGAGCAACCAGAGCCACTTGCAGTTAGTAGATCTGTCATTGAGAAAATTGTTTGGCGGAGGAGTTTGCAACTGCGGAATCAGCAACAAGCATGGCAG GAATCTACAGAAGGTAGAAAAATGCTGGAATTTCGTGGAAGTCTCCCTGCTTCCAAAGAGAAGGATGCATTACTAACAGCCATTTCAGGAAATCAG GTGGTTATTGTCTCAGGTGAAACTGGTTGTGGCAAGACCACTCAAATTCCCCAATTCATCTTAGAATCTGAGATTGAATCTGTTCGTGGAGCTGTATGTAGTATTATATGTACCCAGCCTAGAAGAATATCTGCCATGTCTGTTTCTGAAAGAGTTGCTGCAGAAAGAGGGGAGAAATTGGGTGAATCC GTTGGGTATAAGGTCCGGCTAGAGGGCATGAAAGGAAAGGATACTTGCCTTCTATTTTGCACCACAGGCATCTTGTTGAGAAGATTACTGGTTGATAGGAATTTGAAGGGCGTAACTCATGTTATTGTTGATGAAATTCATGAGCGTGGAATGAATGAAG ATTTTCTGCTTATTGTCCTGAAGGATCTCCTTCCTCGCCGGCCAGAACTGAGGTTGATTTTGATGAGTGCAACCTTAGATGCAGAACTTTTCTCATCCTACTTTGATGGGGCTCCAGTTGTCCATATCCCG GGTTTTACATACCCAATTAGAACGTATTTCCTGGAAAATATTCTGGAAATGACAGGATACAGATTGACTCCGTACAATCAAGTTGATGATTATGGTCAGGAAAAGATGTGGAAAATGAACAAACAAGCTCCAAGAAAGAGGAAGAGCCAACTTGCTCCTGTAGTCGAG GATGCACTCAGAGCTACTGATTTCAAGGATTATAGCCCACAAACTCAGGAATCTTTGTCCTGTTGGAATCCTGACTGCATTGGTTTTAACCTCATAGAAAACCTTTTATGCCATATATGTGAGAATGAATGTCCTGGTGCTGTTTTAGTCTTTATGACTGGGTGGGATGACATAAGTTCTCTGAAAGATAAGCTCCAAGCTCATCCCATATTGGGAGATTCAGACCAAGTTTTGTTGCTCACATGCCATGGTTCTATGGCTAGTGCAGAGCAg CGGTTAATATTTGATGAGCCTCGAGATGGGGTAAGGAAAATAGTGCTAGCCACGAATATTGCTGAGACAAGTATCACAATTAATGATGTGGTTTTTGTTGTTGACTGTGGAAAAGCAAAAGAGACATCATATGATGCACTGAATAACACTCCGTGTTTGCTTCCTTCCTGGATCTCTAAGGTTTCTGCTCAACAG AGAAGAGGAAGAGCTGGCCGTGTTCAACCAGGAAAATGTTACCATCTCTATCCTCGATGTGTATATGATGCTTTTGCAGATTATCAATTGCCTGAAATTTTGAGGACACCTTTACAGtccctttgcctgcaaatcaaaAGTTTAAAACTTGGAAGTATTTCTGAGTTCCTATCTAGGGCTTTGCAGTCTCCAGAGTTGCTAGCG GTTCAAAATGCtattgaatatttaaaaatcattgggGCTTTAGACGAGAATGAAAATTTGACTGTTTTAG GCCGCCACTTGACAATGCTTCCAATGGAGCCTAAACTTGGAAAGATGCTTATACTGGGGGCTGTCTTCAATTGCCTAGATCCAATACTAACCATCGTTGCTGGACTTAGTGTTAGAGATCCATTCTTAACACCATTGGACAAGAAGGAT CTTGCAGAGGCTGCAAAAGCTCAATTTTCTCATGACTACAGTGACCATCTTGCACTTGTTCGGGCTTATGAGGGCTGGAAAGATGCTGAAAAGGACCAAATTGGATATGAATACTGCtggaaaaattttctttctgCACAATCAATGAAAGCTATTGATTCACTTCGGAAGGAGTTCTTCTCTTTGCTAAAGGATACTGACCTGGTTGATGGCAACATGGCCACCTACAATGCATGGAGCTATGATGAGCATCTCATTCGAGCAGTTATTTGCTGTGGCCTGTATCCTGGAATTTGCTCTGTTGTG CAAAATGAAAAGTCATTCTCATTGAAAACAATGGAGGATGGTCAAGTGCTCTTGCATTCG aATTCAGTCAATGCTCGAGAATGTAAAATTCCATATCCATGGCTAGTTTTCAATGAGAAGATAAAAGTAAATTCTGTTTTTCTCCGGGATTCAACAGCTGTGTCTGATTCAGTGCTTCTTCTATTTGGGGGCGACATCTTGAGAGGGGATGGT GATGGGCACTTGAAAATGTTGGGAGGGTACTTGGAATTCTTCATGAAACCTGCTATAGCAGAAATGTATCAAAGCTTAAGGAGAGAACTTGATGAGCTAATTCAGAATAAA CTACTGAATCCCAGAATGGGCATACACATGTATCATGAGCTCCTTTCTGCAGTGCGACTGTTGATCTCGGAGGACCAATGTGATGGCCGATTTGTGTTTAGCCACCAGGTTGGCCGCCAGGTCGTAAAGCCCTCAAAAACATCTGTTACAGTGATGCCAAAAGCCTTGGTTTCAAGGACTGAAAGTGGTCCTGGGGGTGATAATTCCAAGAGTCAGCTCCAGACGCTGCTCACCAGAGCAGGATATGCTGCACCTACTTACAAGACAAAGCAATTGAAAAACAATCAGTTCCGATCCACTGTAGAGTTCAACGGAATGCAGATCATGGGGCAGCCTTGTAACAACAAGAAGTTTGCAGAAAAGGATGCGGCAGCGGAGGCTCTGCAGTTGCTAATGGGTGGGACCCAGTCAGGCCACGAATATATTGACCACATGTCAATGTTGCTGAAGAAGAGCAAGAAGGATCATAAGTAA